The genomic stretch TAGAAGCCGATGTGGTTTTAATGTTAAGAGTGCTCTGTTATTGACATTACGAGAGCTCTGCACAAGTGTAGCTGCAGCACTTAGGTTCCGATGGGGGCATGGCTTGTCTTGCTGAAGTAGGCGTGGCTGGACTTCGCTGCCTTGGTGATATTGCCGGTCCTGTTGCAGGTGATCCTTGGAGGAGGCAGGAAGTACATGACCCCCAATGGCACCAAAGACCCTGAGTACCCAACGCTCCCGGCCCATGCGGGCGTCCGATTGGACGGGAGGAACCTCATTGATGAGTGGCTCAGCAAAAAACAGGTACAGAAGCCATTGCTTGTACATGAATGAAAAGTTGTTCGCCACGGCATAGTACTGCACTGCTGCAAACACTGCAGAACTCCAGTGTTATTAACTCCAATGTTATTTAGTAGGGGACGCAGAAATAAGACTATGAAAGAAACCACAGCTACTATGCGGACACAAGACGTAAAATAACAGCTTGAACTGCAAACAAAAATCGGTACTCGATTTTAGGATTTTTGCTTGAACTATAAATAATTTATAGTTCaagcaaaaatgtgtgtgtatttgtattattgtttaggGGGCAACATATGTCTGGAATAAGGCTGGATTGGATGATGTTGATGTTAAAAAGACAGACTACTTGATAGGtaagcatttataaaaaaaaaaaaaaacttctacagtgttttattattttttaaaaatgcatacattcattcatacatacataggctacatacatacatacatatattaacgCAACATTGTTCTCCCTCTTGTCTGGTAAGGGCTGTTTGAGCCAGGAGACATGCAGTACGAGCTGAACAGAAACCGTGCTTTGGAGCCCTCTATCACTGAGATGACAGAAAAGGCCATCGCAATCCTCAGCAAGAACCCCAAGGGATTCTTCCTCTTCGTGGAAGATGAGTATTGTTGCATTGTTAAACACACTCTCTTTCGCAGTGCCAGCGTTTACATGaatacagacaacaaaaaaaaaaatagatttggaATAGCAAGGGTAGCAGTAGAGACCAAGTAGAATCAGAGTAGTTAGCTATACCGGAGCATCTTGGTACCATGATGTTACTACAGTAAATATAAGTGACAGTTTGCAAGCTGGGGGTTAATAATTCTATCTGAATATCTGTACTGCTCATTTGTGCTTTTGAATTTCAAGGGGGAGAATCGACCACGGCCACCACGATGGCAAGGCCAAGCAGGCATTGATGGAGGCGGTGATGTTTGACCGCACCATAGAGAGGGTCTCAGAGCTGACCGATGAAAAGGACACCCTCTCTGTGATCACTGCTGACCACTCCCACGTCTTCACTTTCGGAGGCTACACCAAGCGTGGCAGCTCCATCTTCGGTAAGCGGACACTAGCAACAGATTGCTGATGCGGTATTTGGAACTATAACATGCATTCAGTGCAATTATTGATATGAGAGAAATATCATAAAACAGACATATctgaattaatttgaaataaaagccGACTATAATCGTGCACAATATTTTAACTTTACTGGTGCAAAAGTCAGAGAAGTAAGTGTTCCAGTCAGTATTCATCTGGTCTCCAAACATAACAAGGATGAAATTCATTTTGCCATGATTTAAGGAATACTTTTTGTTACCTATGTATCTTTTTGTTAGATTTTATTACTGGCCAGATTCCAGGAGCATCAGACATTAACCTAGGGGTCTATACTGACCTGACTGTAATAGCTGATGCTGAGTGACATTAAGATAAGCAGAGTCGTCCCTGGTTTCTTTCTTTAAGGATTGGCACCTAATAATGCAAAAGACAGAAAACCTTACACCTCCATACTGTATGGAAACGGGCCGGGGTATGCTACTGAAAATGGAATCCGTCCGGTTGTGAATGCCACCACTGCAGGTAAGAAAGTCAAATACTTTTCCCTTGAGATCATGTGAGAAGTTTCTACAAACTTCTGTGATCCACAGCAACAACTGCACAGAAATTCACTGGCACACTTTGTTCTGCACTCTGCAGTCGTCTCTAGCACCACGTAGTGGCtattttttataaatagaaaTTCTTACTGTTTGCAAGCAATATTGAAGTAGCATCCCCGATCGCCCACCTTTATGTAATACATAACTAGATACCAGCCGGACATAGTCTCAGAGCATTTACTTCaatctttaattaacttttttatggAAAGGTGAAAAATCCACCCTTgtattacaaaatgaataaaaagcttaatgtctggtttcacagaccttgattaacACTAATTCTGGACTCCCTTACCTTAGGTTACATTGGGATTGGGTAGTCTAGGATCAGTGGtgatcaggatctgtgaaaccagttatGAGTACAGATGAAGCCTGGTGTACTATACAGAATGTGCCTTGTTGTTGATCTGCTCTGCGTGTTGTTCTTTTCTTCAGATGATAAGGACTACCTGCAGCAAGCTGCCGTGCCCCTGGACTCGGAGACCCATGGTGGTGAAGACGTGGCTATCCTTGCCAAGGGCCCCATGGCTCACCTGTTCCATGGGGTCCAGGAGCAGAACTACATTGCCCACGTGATGGCGTATGCAGGCTGCATCGAGCCCTACGTTGACTGTGCCCTGGAGCCCCCTCCTGGAGACTCTGCCACGGCCCTAGCCAGCTTCCTCACTCTGCCTCTGGTGCTGCTGTCAGCCACAGTCACCATCTAAAACAAGTGCTTTATACACAGGGTTCGGGCTGCACGGGATAACAACTGCTTAATGTTACGGAACAACATTACAGGAGAAACTCTTCTTTAAATGTTACAAGAAGGCGACCAGCACTCGCgtcacatctttaaaaaaaaaaaaaaaaaaagactatttcttcattttaaataatttttattacaaACGGCAGACATGCAAGTACAGACAGTTTGTGTgtcagatgttttaaaaaaataaaaaattcaaatatagtcatcttttttttaaagatgtgacATGAGTGCTGGTCTTGTAGCATGTAATATTTCTCTTTGAGCAAAGCACCCGAATGTTGTGAACGCAGCTTCCACGTGTTCTCTGGAGTTGAGCAAGCACTTtgattcatacattttttaaagcgaTGCAGAAGGTCGACCTGTTGAAAGAAACACAACCTACTGTTGTTTTATAAGTAATAAACagctaaacatttttaaaaagctttctaAGTTAATTACATCAGAGTACTGTAAataacacaagtttaaaaaatgatgtaaCCTAAACTAAGTTtactaaaactgaaaacatttgtcTTTTACCAGATTCCACTGAAGTCCACTTAAGCAGTTTGATGGGTAGCATGCATGTCTTGACATGCGTAGATCTGTATGTCTTTAAAGAGCACTATTGTGGATGTAATGGGCCATCAGTTGGCCAGCACTGAGGTACACTGTTCAATTGGTTTGAATGCATGCATCCCAGCccagttatttatttcttatttcctACTGGCCCTTTTTGTATTAGTTTTGGATTTCAAAGATCATAACATCCTTTGTATGAGGCTCCAGCAGCAAGGAAGTACATTACATATATTTAAGAGTTCAGACTACAGTTACAGTACAGATAGATACGGAAATCTGTAGGCCACTCCACTGTCTGTACCAGCCAATAAGGTACAGTAATATGTATGTGGATGCtactctgttttcttttaattccttaggctgtaacaaaaaaaaaggaagaatgtGTACTGTAAGAGCAAGgtctatgtaaaaaaaacaaaataaaacaaaaaaacaccccaatGTACGCacgcacataaaaaaaaaaacagataagtaATACacgaataacaaaacaaacgcattCTAACATACTCTCTTTAGAAAATCATAACTTTACATTTCTGCGTTCATTACATAACATTTACATCACAACTATCAAATGGTATCAGGTGTTTCTATTTCCCCAAAGGCTGTTTAATGACAATATAAGTTATATCAGTGGTTTTCTGTTccttgctggtttttgttccagccgagctctcagttgcttaattgaacccttaagtTAACTAATGAGTTAGTTAATTTGACTTTTTGAATAGTTcaccttataaaatgttatacttAACTTGAAACCCCAACTAAAATGATTTCAAGGCTCTGATTAGGAAGATTATTAGTTAAGGGCtgaatgaagtaattgagagcagctcGGGAAAAACCAGCAGTGGCACAGAGTACACTGGGTACTCCAGGACCGGCGTTCAAAACCACTGAGTTACATAATAGTGGTAACTTATACAAGCTCCTTTTCTGTGTTATTTACACCTTTTGCCTAGGTGGCAGTAGCACGTAGAGTGAGGATCGGGTTTGCTCTACCGCTCCTCTGTTGTTTGAAGCCGTGTCTGCTCCAGCGCAGTACCAGTCAGGAGATGCGCGAATTGCGCAGAATCTGTGCTCGCGAGATGCGTGACCTGGTGACGTGTTTTCCGGATGAGTTTACGCAGATGGCGAACTTGGACAGGTTATTCGCAGAATCTGCGCAGCGGTAGGAATATTTGCGTACGTGACGGAAGTAGGAAATTGGTAAAACACACTGATGCTTCTCGGGAATTAATAATTTAGGTAGTGTCTGTATCAGACCCGTATAAGATAGGACAAgtaacacagcacagagagagggcGAATTAGCAGATAGCAAGAAGATAGTGGAATGGCATCTCCCCATCCCATTAAGGGTATTCTGAAAAATAAGAGCAACCTGACTTACGCCAAGGCCGAGCCTGAGGAAAAGCCGGCGGTAGAGAAACGGGAGAGAGAGGCTCTAGAGCCCGGTGAAGAGGACCAGCAGTAAGTGCGGCACCGTATCCGAGATAcataacttaacaaaaaaacataaaggaaGTGACCGTTGTATTGTTACTGGATTCTGTTTGAACAAGTTATAGAGCGCCTTCCTCGAtgtgtttcttaaaaataaataccggTAACTGTTTGAACGTTTGTCGGAGGAGTGCTGTCATGTATAGACAACTacgcaccagtactgtattgtaatgtagCAGCTCTGTTTTGTTGCTTGTGTTATTAAAGttattaataatacatgtgtAAACagtgcaatgatttttttttttttgtttgtttgttttatcgcGTTCAATTTATAACGAGTACCTGCGTAATTAACGCTGTACTGAGTGGCGATAGTAGTCGTAAAAAGTAAGTCTAGGTTATAACAGGACCATCATAAACAGTATGGTTTACAGGTAGCGCTCTGTTTACACCAGTGGTGTAGACATTGTATGACACGTTGCTTTTTGTTTGCGAGTCTTGTAAAATAGTACAGCTGTATTTGCATCGGTATGACTCTCCTGCATATTGATTTGACCGCGAATAGTTTGTATTGCAAGAACTCCACGCAATGTT from Polyodon spathula isolate WHYD16114869_AA chromosome 11, ASM1765450v1, whole genome shotgun sequence encodes the following:
- the LOC121322727 gene encoding intestinal-type alkaline phosphatase-like, whose translation is MALKQKHYRAKNLILFLGDGMGIPTLTAARIYKGQLQNRSGEETVLAMDTFPYMALSKTYNVDYQVPDSAGTATAYLCGVKANYGTVGLSAAARRYQCNTTKGNEVKSILHRAKEAGKSVGFVTTTRAQHASPSATYAHIANRDWYSDAAMPLEALKDGCTDIAAQLISNTDINVILGGGRKYMTPNGTKDPEYPTLPAHAGVRLDGRNLIDEWLSKKQGATYVWNKAGLDDVDVKKTDYLIGLFEPGDMQYELNRNRALEPSITEMTEKAIAILSKNPKGFFLFVEGGRIDHGHHDGKAKQALMEAVMFDRTIERVSELTDEKDTLSVITADHSHVFTFGGYTKRGSSIFGLAPNNAKDRKPYTSILYGNGPGYATENGIRPVVNATTADDKDYLQQAAVPLDSETHGGEDVAILAKGPMAHLFHGVQEQNYIAHVMAYAGCIEPYVDCALEPPPGDSATALASFLTLPLVLLSATVTI